Part of the Catalinimonas alkaloidigena genome is shown below.
TGCTTTCAAATCAGACGATGGATTTAACTATTCAGTAGGACTGAATTTATCTGATGTACAGAATAAAATTGAAGATCTGAAAGGCGCGGGTCCGTTCTTCCCTGATAACTTCTCCATTTGGACTGAGGGCGAATCTATGAACACACTAAGAGGCTTAACCTCACCTGGGCTATACCTGTCTCAGGATGATTTAGATCAGTATCCTGCTACTCTTAATCCAAGTGTGGGCATTGGAGATATTATTTATGAAGATGTAAATGGCGATGGGGTAATCTCTCAGTCAATTTATCCCGGAGGCGATCAGGTGATCATCGCCAATGAAGACCCAAGATATGAATTTGGCATTAACTTCAGCGCTTCTTACAAAGGTTTTGACTTTTCCATGTTCTGGCAGGGCGTAATGCAAAAATGGCATTTACTGGATGGAGCTATACCGGAAGGCCCCGCTTTTAGTAATTTTATACATGAAGTAATGGCTGAAGAAGCTTATCACCCGGTAAGAAATCCAAACGGTACCTGGCCGTTGGTAACTGCGGGTAACTCCTGGAACATTGTGAAGTCAGATTTCTGGTTGACTGATAGTAGATATGCCAGATTGAAAAACTTCCAGTTGGGATACACAGTACCCCAGAATCTGATTCAATCTTTGCGGGTCTATGTATCGGGTGAGAATATGATTACTATCACTCCCAATGACCTGTTTGACCCTGAAACACCCAGAGGAAGGAGCCAATTTTTCCCTCAGACCAAAACAATGAGTGTAGGTTTAAATGTCGTGTTTTAGCATTAAAAAATTAGTGAGAGAATATAATTATGAAAAAAATTAATAAGATCAGAAGTATATTATTCTTTGCTGCCTGCCTTCTTATGGGCTGTGAAGATGGTTTTGATACAGGTTTGGATTTACAACCCACCGGGGCAGTATCCGAAGATATTTTTTGGAATGACGAAAGTGATGCTCGATTGGCAGTCAATGCTATTTACAATGAGTTAGATAACACACAAATGGTGATTGAGCTTGACGGTATTACAGATATAGGATTCCGTTCTGCATCCAATGTTCCTACCTTCAATGATGTACGTTTGGGAGAAATAGATCCATCAAACGGTACCATCACTAATATCTGGAACAGATACTACAGAGGAATACGGAAAGCAAATGATGCCATTCTCAATATCGGCTTGCTCGAAGATGGTGATGCTGAGGAATTGGCAAGACTAGAGGCTGAGGCAAGGTTCCTTCGTGCCTATTACTATACTCAGCTCACCAGTCTGTGGGGTGATGTACCATTGATATTGGAACCCCTTGAGATAAACGACCAAAGGCCTGCCAATGATAAAGCGGAGATTGTGGACTTTATTATCGAGGAATTAGATGACATTATCAATGCTAATGCGCTTCCTTTGAGCTATTCAGAGGGTAACATCGGCAGAGCTACCCATGGTGCGGCACTAACTTTGAAAGCAAGAGTAGCCCTACGCAACGATATGTATGATATGGTAGTGGACGCTACAACAGCGGTAATGGATTTAGGCATTTATGCATTGTATCCCCACTATGGTGAGCTTTTTCAATTTTCAGGACAAAATTCTCAGGAAGTTATTTTTGACAGGCAGTATGCGGTAGGGGGCAGTACATATAATGCTTTTGGTTATTCAGCTGCGTCTATAGGTGGAGGTTCGGCGGTAGAACCTATGCACGGTTTGTTTGAGAAATATGAGTACAACGGACCAGTGAATCCTGATAACCCTTTTGAGAATATAGATCCACGCTGGGATTTTACGGCTTATTACACTGGAGAGCCTATTGGTAACTCAACTTTTAATTCCTGGCCAAGCAGTAACACACCTGATAGAATTTCCAGTACCGAATTTTCTACCATATATGGCTATAATCTGAAGAAATGGATTGATTATGAGACCTATGCTGCCAATCCGGATATTGGATCTATCAATATGATTCTGATGCGCTATGCTGATGTTCTTTTAATGTATGCCGAGGCAAAAATAGAATTAGGCGATATTGATGCATCTGTGTACGATGCCATCAACCAAATTCGTCAACGTCCTACAGTGGAAATGCCTGCCATTACGCCTGGGAAATCTCAGGAAGAGCTAAGAGAAATAGTACGAAATGAACGTGCTGTTGAATTAGCTTTTGAAGGGCTACGCATTTATGACATCAACCGCTGGCAAATTGGTGAAGTGAAAGCCGGACTTTTACAAGGAATGTATTATATCAATGAGAGTAGCGGAGAATGGGAAATTTTGGACCTAGGTGTTCAAGCAAATTTTGAAGAGAGAGATTATCTATGGCCTATTCCCCAATCTGAAATGGATATAAACGATGTATTAGAGCAAAATACCGGATATTAATCTAAAGGTGAGTTCAGAGGTATGGTTTAAATTATACTTCTGAACTCATTATCATTACAGTTTTTTTGAGCTATTTATTAGTGCTAAAAAGTCCTTTTTCGTCCCCCCTCTCCCACCCTTTTGCTGCTTATTCTAAAAGTGCCTACACGCTCTTCAAAGCCAATGTTTGCTTTTACCCCCTTGTGCAACAACTCGGTTTGTAAATCAAAGTACTGAAAGCTGCATATAGAACAGACTTTTCGTACTTTTCAGATCTATTCTTTGTAACCTGCCAGGGTAAACAAGTAAAAACTTAAGATCTCAATATTATTTGCTTATTGGATATGCCCGTGTCTCTACCCATGATCAGAACCTCAACCTTAAAAAGATGCTTTAGAAAAAGCGGGGAGCGACCGCATCTTTGAAGATACCATCTCAGGAGCCCGAGCCGAACACTCTGGCCTTGCTAAGCTAAAAGAGCAACTCCGTGCTGGAGATACTTTTGGTGGTTTGGAGATTGGATTGATCCGTCATGGAATGATGGGTAGGACTTTGCAGAATCTGATTGAATGGGTAACCTGGCTGGAAAGTGAAGGTATCGCATTTAAGACCCTACAGGAATCCATTGATACTAGGGGTCGCCCAGACTACGTCCGGAGGGAAACTCATCTTTCAGGAAACGCCTAGTCCATGTTCGGAGCGCTGGCAGAATTTGAGCGTAGTCCTCCAGACCGGACCTGATCCGGGAAAGGACTCAGGCTGGCTTATTGTCTGCAAGAGCTCAGGGCAGAATGGGTGGTCGCCCTCCTGCCTTAGACAAGAAAAAGCAGAAGCTACTGGTCAAACTCTACCATGAAAAGATCATAGTATTGAAGAAATTCTGGAAATGTTACATATCTCCAGGTCTACGTTTTACAAGATCGTACGTAAAAACCCACCTGACAAGAAAACTTCATGAGAGGTAGTTATTATTTTTTTCGTCCGACAAACCTTGTGACAGAACCTTTTCCTCTGTGGTAAATCCCCTCGCTTAGTTCAACTTCTTTTTCCACCAGTTCAAGAATCTCATAACCTTCAAAGTCTGATTTCAATTCCTCGGTTGAAAATAGTGAATCCAGGTCTGGTGGTCCTCCAACTTTAGGATTCTTATCGCGATATTCAAGGTGGGCTTTGCCGAATGCCTCAATGATTACCATTCCTCCTTTTTTTAACTTTTTATCAAGTAGTTTGTGGTATTCAGATTTTAAGTTTGGCGGAAAATGAGCATATATAAGCGCTATTGCATCAAATTGCTCATTGGTATAGTCCAAATCAGGTAATTGTCCAACTTGATAGTCAATCGTGACATTATTTTCTTTTGCAAGTTCCTGCGCCTTGCTTTTTCCTTCAACGCTTATATCAAATGCAGAGACAATCCAACCCAGTTTTGCGGCATAGACAGCATTTCTACCTTCACCTTCTGCGCCAAAAAGAATTTTCCCAGGTTCCAGTTTTTGGATTTGTTCTTTCAGAAATTCATTCGGTTTGGTTCCATAGGCAAATTCTTTTTTACCATACCTATCATTCCATTTTTTGAGCCAAGTGTCTGTCATTTTTCTCGCGTTTGTTTTAACTATCGCTGACGGATTGCAGCTACGAGTCCTTGTGGGATTCAGACACTAAAGTTAGCAAATACAAACTAAACTTTGCCTTATCCAAGTATTTTCCTAGCAGGTATTTGCTCCGCAATAGATTCCGCTGTTAGTAGTTCATTATTTTCAAGTGTTACCCTCAGGGGTAGAAATATAAATATCTACTTCTGCATCACTCCAATCCTGGCTTCTTTCATCATAGATTTCAAAGTCAAAAGAAAATTTTCGCCTGAGGTTTGAATTCCAAATTTCTTTCCAGGTGTCGGTGATACAAGCGGTCATTTTGCCTTTAGCGACAAACTTTTTATAGCTTTGGCCTGGAATTGTAAGTACCTCAAGTCCTGCTGGAATGACTGCACTATCAGGCACTTTGCATCCAATGAAATATGAAAAAGGCATGGTTTCATCCTTTTCATAATCAAAATAAACAGCATATATTTCATTGGATAATTTTTCTGGAATCAGCTCGTAAACTTTATTCTTTTCAAACTTTTGCCATAAGTCGCCACAGTCCTGGCTTGATTGGTTATTTTTATTTGTGGTTTTGTGAGGAAGTTTTAGCCCAATCAGTCTGAAATTTTCTTTTTTGTTTTCCATTATTATGTATTAAATAGTTTTGTCATTGACCCGTTCTGCCTTCCTGATAGTTAACCATCCAATTGATGCCATACTTATCGGTAAAACTCCCAAAGTAAGCCCCCCAAAACATATCCTGAATGGGCATTTCAATTTTTCCTTCTTTTGAGAGCTCATTAAACAGACGCTCAGCTTCTGCTCTTGACTCGGGCTCAAGGTTGATGTGCATATTGTTGCCGTAGTTTACAGACATCCCAAATTCTTTGGGAGCATCTGTCCCCATCAAGATATGTCCGCCAAGAATAGGGAGTTCCACGTGCAAAACCATCTTCTTGACATTTTCTGCTACTGGAGGTTGTTGCGAGGCTGGAGGAATATCATCAAATCGCTGAATACCGTTTATGAAATCGGTTTTGAAGACAGATTTGTAAAAATGAAACGCTTCTTCTGTTTTGCCGGGGAAATTAAGATAGGTTGAAACCTTTGCTTTGTTATTGGGTTTGTTCTGTTTTCTAAGATAAAACTGAGAAGCTATATATTGGTCTAGGTTTTCAAGTCCTGCCGCAAAACCTTCTTTGAAGCCCATTGCAATGATTTTTTCCAGGTCTTCCAAGGTGTCAAAACTGAGTACAACATTAACTAATGTTTCATCAATTCTATCGGTAAAATTATTTTCCCATTTGTTACGTGGAAGTGAGGAATTAGGGTTGCCTTCGGCATCACAAAAGCTATCATAGGCAGAAAAATATTTTTCGGGAATTATTTTTATGTAGTCCACTCTTGCCCAATGTTTTTCTTTTTCAGGCCCTACCATTGCATAAAGCCAATGTCCATCTTCTCTGAAATCCATAGATTTGGTCTGTGCAACCCAGGGTTTTGGTGCCCACCATTGGTCGAGAATATCTGCTTCTGTCCAGGCAGCCCAAACCAAGTCGATAGGTGCGTTGAAAGAACGCTCAACTTTGATTTGATTGTTTTCCTTGTCAACATTAAAGTTGAATAAAATTGCTTTGTTCATTTTCTGTTTAATTTAAGTTGTTCCAATACATTATCAAGTTGGTCAAATCGTTGGGCAAGCAATTGCTTAAATTGTTCCAGCCATTTTTCTATCTCCTCCATTTTTTCAGCGTTTAATTCATAGTGAATTTCCCTTCCCTGTTGTTCTTGTTTCACTATTTCGCATTCAGAAAGAATTTGTAAATGCTTAGATACCGCCTGTCTGCTTGTGTTGAAATGCTCGGCAATGGCATTGGGCGTCAAAGTCCCTACAGTCAACAGCATGATAATTGCCCGCCTTGTGGGGTCCGCTACTGCTTGAAATACATCACGTCTCGTTTTCATAGTCAATCATTTGCAACCACTCAGTTGCAAATATATGCA
Proteins encoded:
- a CDS encoding RagB/SusD family nutrient uptake outer membrane protein, producing the protein MKKINKIRSILFFAACLLMGCEDGFDTGLDLQPTGAVSEDIFWNDESDARLAVNAIYNELDNTQMVIELDGITDIGFRSASNVPTFNDVRLGEIDPSNGTITNIWNRYYRGIRKANDAILNIGLLEDGDAEELARLEAEARFLRAYYYTQLTSLWGDVPLILEPLEINDQRPANDKAEIVDFIIEELDDIINANALPLSYSEGNIGRATHGAALTLKARVALRNDMYDMVVDATTAVMDLGIYALYPHYGELFQFSGQNSQEVIFDRQYAVGGSTYNAFGYSAASIGGGSAVEPMHGLFEKYEYNGPVNPDNPFENIDPRWDFTAYYTGEPIGNSTFNSWPSSNTPDRISSTEFSTIYGYNLKKWIDYETYAANPDIGSINMILMRYADVLLMYAEAKIELGDIDASVYDAINQIRQRPTVEMPAITPGKSQEELREIVRNERAVELAFEGLRIYDINRWQIGEVKAGLLQGMYYINESSGEWEILDLGVQANFEERDYLWPIPQSEMDINDVLEQNTGY
- a CDS encoding class I SAM-dependent methyltransferase, yielding MTDTWLKKWNDRYGKKEFAYGTKPNEFLKEQIQKLEPGKILFGAEGEGRNAVYAAKLGWIVSAFDISVEGKSKAQELAKENNVTIDYQVGQLPDLDYTNEQFDAIALIYAHFPPNLKSEYHKLLDKKLKKGGMVIIEAFGKAHLEYRDKNPKVGGPPDLDSLFSTEELKSDFEGYEILELVEKEVELSEGIYHRGKGSVTRFVGRKK
- a CDS encoding GyrI-like domain-containing protein, giving the protein MENKKENFRLIGLKLPHKTTNKNNQSSQDCGDLWQKFEKNKVYELIPEKLSNEIYAVYFDYEKDETMPFSYFIGCKVPDSAVIPAGLEVLTIPGQSYKKFVAKGKMTACITDTWKEIWNSNLRRKFSFDFEIYDERSQDWSDAEVDIYISTPEGNT
- a CDS encoding SRPBCC domain-containing protein, with protein sequence MNKAILFNFNVDKENNQIKVERSFNAPIDLVWAAWTEADILDQWWAPKPWVAQTKSMDFREDGHWLYAMVGPEKEKHWARVDYIKIIPEKYFSAYDSFCDAEGNPNSSLPRNKWENNFTDRIDETLVNVVLSFDTLEDLEKIIAMGFKEGFAAGLENLDQYIASQFYLRKQNKPNNKAKVSTYLNFPGKTEEAFHFYKSVFKTDFINGIQRFDDIPPASQQPPVAENVKKMVLHVELPILGGHILMGTDAPKEFGMSVNYGNNMHINLEPESRAEAERLFNELSKEGKIEMPIQDMFWGAYFGSFTDKYGINWMVNYQEGRTGQ
- a CDS encoding ArsR/SmtB family transcription factor, with protein sequence MKTRRDVFQAVADPTRRAIIMLLTVGTLTPNAIAEHFNTSRQAVSKHLQILSECEIVKQEQQGREIHYELNAEKMEEIEKWLEQFKQLLAQRFDQLDNVLEQLKLNRK